A region of Malaciobacter marinus DNA encodes the following proteins:
- the maf gene encoding septum formation inhibitor Maf: MIRLGSNSPTRALILKNFGIDFIQSGGEFDEDSITTTNPKSFCYEATKGKFDELYKKYTVKELPLLVADSVVTCDNKLLRKAKNLEDARRMLNLQSQNSTTIITCMIYKSLNLELIDISSTTYEFDKFDEKHIQEYINSGECMGKAGAIMVEGFCKPYIKSVKGYESTAMGLCVEKLKPFL; this comes from the coding sequence TTGATAAGACTTGGTTCAAATTCACCAACAAGAGCACTAATTTTAAAAAACTTTGGTATTGATTTTATTCAAAGTGGTGGAGAGTTTGATGAAGATAGCATAACAACAACAAATCCTAAGTCATTTTGTTATGAAGCAACTAAAGGTAAATTTGATGAATTATACAAAAAATATACAGTTAAAGAGTTACCCTTATTAGTTGCTGATAGTGTTGTTACATGCGACAATAAACTTTTAAGAAAAGCAAAAAATCTTGAAGATGCAAGAAGAATGTTAAATTTGCAAAGTCAAAATAGTACTACTATAATTACATGTATGATTTATAAATCTTTAAATCTTGAACTTATTGATATCTCTTCAACTACTTATGAATTTGATAAATTTGATGAAAAACATATACAAGAGTACATAAACTCAGGTGAATGTATGGGGAAAGCTGGAGCTATTATGGTTGAGGGGTTTTGTAAACCATACATTAAAAGTGTTAAAGGTTATGAATCAACAGCAATGGGACTTTGTGTAGAAAAGTTAAAACCATTTTTATAA
- a CDS encoding HAD-IIA family hydrolase encodes MFFIDVQGTLIDDINKKPIAGSIEFIDYLNENNIPYVVITNNTKKLSKDFLQFLKDLGFNIKEKNYIDPFVILKDVAKKRKVAAFGQDSFPKVLTQMEYELEYDNPETLIVSIKKEYTNEDYSKMIECALKTDDLIGMHETSIYSKDGSRYPGVGAIMSMIKFAVNKDYKVVGKPSFNFYNEARKLLDCDNFNKITIISDDMMGDLLGAKKLGMKAVLVLSGKIKDANEVLPTLKQEEKPDTICKDMSEVLTLLKGRSL; translated from the coding sequence ATGTTTTTCATAGATGTTCAAGGTACTTTAATTGATGATATAAATAAAAAACCAATCGCAGGTTCAATAGAGTTTATAGATTATCTAAATGAGAATAATATACCTTATGTTGTAATTACAAACAACACAAAAAAATTAAGTAAAGATTTTTTGCAATTTTTAAAAGATTTAGGATTTAATATAAAAGAAAAAAATTATATTGATCCTTTTGTTATTTTAAAAGATGTTGCAAAAAAAAGAAAAGTTGCAGCTTTTGGACAAGATAGTTTTCCAAAGGTTTTAACACAAATGGAATATGAACTTGAATATGATAATCCAGAAACTTTAATTGTATCAATAAAAAAAGAGTATACAAATGAAGATTATTCCAAAATGATTGAGTGTGCTTTAAAAACTGATGATTTAATTGGAATGCATGAAACATCTATTTATTCTAAAGATGGCTCAAGGTATCCAGGAGTTGGTGCAATTATGAGTATGATTAAATTTGCTGTAAATAAAGATTACAAAGTTGTTGGAAAGCCAAGTTTTAATTTTTATAATGAAGCTAGAAAACTACTTGATTGTGATAACTTTAACAAAATCACAATAATAAGTGATGATATGATGGGTGATTTACTTGGAGCTAAAAAGCTTGGAATGAAAGCAGTATTAGTTTTAAGTGGTAAAATTAAAGATGCAAATGAAGTCTTACCTACATTAAAGCAAGAAGAAAAACCTGATACTATTTGTAAAGACATGAGTGAAGTTTTAACACTTTTAAAAGGGAGAAGTTTATGA
- the pheA gene encoding prephenate dehydratase: MSEKGLEELRNRLDSIDNEMLDLINKRMDIVHQVGVLKANSGGSIYRPERERAIIDRLDNINTGKLNRRAIEALFLEVFAISRNFELPENVAFLGPAGSFTHQAAETRFGAMSSYLPIASIKGVFREVYTKKAKFGVVPIENSSNGIVSDTINCLTKYDLKIIAEVILDIHHTLATTCDKVKDIKKIYSKDIAFEQCRKFLENVGLDEVELIPVESTTKAVQYALKEKGSAAICSHVGAKMYNLPILFENIEDKDNNRTRFFIVSDFENAKSGKDKTSVLVKLPNKSGALVEFLTDFNEAKINLTKIKSHIVEGVSIFFIDFDGHKDDEHIQKIFAKHKESIKFLGSYVKEADDI; the protein is encoded by the coding sequence ATGAGTGAAAAGGGATTAGAAGAGCTAAGAAATAGACTTGATAGTATTGATAATGAAATGTTAGATTTAATTAATAAAAGAATGGATATCGTTCATCAAGTTGGCGTTTTAAAAGCAAATAGTGGGGGTTCTATTTATAGACCTGAAAGAGAAAGAGCTATTATTGATAGACTTGATAATATTAATACAGGAAAGTTAAATAGAAGAGCAATTGAAGCACTTTTTTTAGAAGTGTTTGCAATATCAAGAAATTTTGAATTACCAGAAAATGTAGCTTTTTTAGGACCTGCTGGAAGTTTTACTCACCAAGCTGCGGAGACTAGATTTGGTGCTATGAGTTCATATTTACCAATTGCTTCAATAAAAGGTGTATTTAGAGAAGTTTATACAAAAAAAGCAAAATTTGGTGTTGTTCCAATAGAGAATTCATCAAATGGAATTGTAAGTGATACTATTAATTGTCTAACTAAATATGATTTAAAAATCATTGCTGAGGTTATTTTAGATATTCATCATACTTTAGCTACAACATGTGATAAAGTTAAAGATATTAAAAAGATTTATTCAAAAGATATTGCATTTGAACAGTGTAGAAAATTTTTAGAAAATGTTGGTCTTGATGAGGTTGAACTCATTCCTGTTGAATCAACAACAAAAGCAGTACAATATGCATTAAAAGAAAAAGGAAGTGCTGCTATTTGTTCTCATGTTGGAGCAAAGATGTATAATCTTCCAATTTTATTTGAGAATATTGAAGATAAAGACAATAATAGAACAAGATTTTTTATTGTTAGTGATTTTGAAAATGCAAAAAGTGGAAAAGATAAAACATCTGTTTTAGTAAAACTTCCAAATAAAAGTGGTGCTTTAGTCGAGTTTTTAACTGATTTTAACGAGGCTAAAATAAATCTTACGAAAATTAAATCACATATTGTTGAGGGTGTTTCAATCTTTTTTATTGATTTTGATGGTCATAAAGATGATGAACATATACAAAAAATATTTGCAAAACATAAAGAGAGTATAAAATTTTTAGGATCTTATGTAAAAGAAGCAGATGATATCTAA
- the hisC gene encoding histidinol-phosphate transaminase, which translates to MQFNKVLDDVKIYEAGKPIELVVREYGVDAKDIIKLASNENPYGTSPKVTKKVQEIAKNMFMYPDDSMFELKEALANKFKVESSNIIMGSGSDQILEFAIHAKCDKNSKLLMSNVTFAMYEIYGKQTGATIIRTEDDEHNLDQFRKLYKEHKPDMVFLCLPNNPLGECLDTKDVYEFLEEIDEKTLVVVDGAYHEYAAFKDEKKKIVVDELISKFPNVIYLGTFSKAYALGGMRVGYGIAKKEIIQNLYKLRPPFNITTLSLAAAVEALKDEEFVVDCIRKNFEQMKRYEEYAKTKGFSFIESYTNFIAIKFDKMYNSSEVAQNLLQEGIIVRDLTSYKVNAIRITIGSDEQNTKVLKVLDEVLKKLK; encoded by the coding sequence ATGCAATTTAATAAAGTTTTAGATGATGTAAAAATATACGAAGCTGGTAAACCAATCGAACTTGTTGTAAGAGAATATGGCGTTGATGCAAAAGATATAATTAAACTTGCATCAAATGAGAATCCATATGGAACTTCACCAAAAGTTACAAAAAAAGTTCAAGAGATTGCCAAAAATATGTTTATGTATCCAGATGACTCAATGTTTGAATTAAAAGAAGCTTTAGCAAATAAGTTTAAAGTTGAAAGTTCTAATATAATCATGGGCTCAGGAAGTGATCAAATATTGGAGTTTGCTATTCATGCAAAGTGTGACAAAAATTCAAAACTTCTTATGAGCAATGTAACATTTGCAATGTATGAAATTTATGGAAAACAAACAGGTGCAACAATTATTAGAACAGAAGATGATGAGCACAATTTAGATCAATTTAGGAAACTTTATAAAGAGCATAAACCTGATATGGTATTTTTGTGTTTACCTAATAATCCTTTAGGAGAGTGCTTAGATACTAAAGATGTTTATGAATTTTTAGAAGAAATAGATGAAAAAACTTTAGTAGTTGTTGATGGAGCATATCATGAATATGCAGCTTTTAAAGATGAAAAGAAAAAAATTGTAGTTGATGAACTTATTTCAAAGTTTCCAAATGTGATTTATCTTGGGACTTTTTCAAAAGCTTATGCATTAGGTGGTATGAGAGTAGGATATGGTATTGCAAAAAAAGAGATTATTCAAAATCTTTATAAGTTAAGACCTCCTTTTAATATTACTACGCTATCTTTAGCAGCTGCAGTTGAAGCTTTAAAAGATGAAGAGTTTGTAGTTGATTGTATAAGAAAAAACTTTGAACAAATGAAAAGATATGAAGAGTATGCAAAAACTAAAGGTTTTTCTTTTATTGAAAGTTATACAAATTTTATAGCAATAAAGTTTGATAAGATGTATAACTCTTCAGAAGTTGCACAAAATTTACTTCAAGAAGGTATAATTGTTCGAGACTTAACAAGTTATAAAGTTAATGCTATAAGAATTACTATTGGAAGTGATGAACAAAATACGAAAGTATTAAAAGTATTGGATGAAGTATTAAAAAAATTAAAATAG
- a CDS encoding BCCT family transporter: MDVNKQNLQNTEKIDKITLLFSTLFLVSFVLISFIDAKLLSTLVNDGFAWSSKVFGAYWQVLLLLTFLIGVYLAFSKTGSVILGKLNNPEMSTFQWIAIILCTLLAGGGVFWAAGEPIAHFITPPPIFEQTDSNFQKAINALSQSFVHWGFLAWAILGTLTSIVLMYLHYEKGLPLKPRTLLYFVFKEKVIHGKFGSIVDGFCIIAVAAGTIGPIGFLGLQISYSLHELFDIPNSFLTQSSIIVFAIIVYTLSALSGLTKGIQILSRYNVYLALFLVAFIIILGPTNFIINSYIQGVGNMINNFIPIATYRADTSWLGWWTVFFWGWFIGYGPMMAIFIARISRGRSIKELILAVSFIAPLVTMFWFTIVGGAGLSYEIAEPGVISEAFKGFNLPAALLAITQNLPFPLIISILFLVLTTIFIITTGDSMTYTMSVVVSGSTEPNAYLRVFWGVLMGALAIILISVGSGGITALQSFIVITAVPVSLILLPSLFNSITVAKKMHKEQGLS; encoded by the coding sequence GTGGATGTAAACAAACAAAATCTACAAAACACAGAAAAAATAGATAAAATCACTTTGCTTTTTAGTACGCTATTTTTAGTATCATTTGTTTTAATATCATTTATTGATGCAAAACTATTATCAACTTTAGTAAATGATGGATTTGCTTGGTCTTCAAAAGTTTTTGGAGCATATTGGCAAGTTTTATTACTTTTAACTTTTTTAATTGGTGTATATTTAGCTTTTTCTAAAACAGGAAGTGTGATTTTAGGAAAGTTAAATAATCCAGAAATGAGTACATTTCAGTGGATAGCAATTATACTTTGTACTCTTCTAGCAGGAGGAGGTGTTTTTTGGGCAGCAGGGGAACCAATTGCACATTTTATAACACCACCTCCAATATTTGAACAAACTGATTCAAACTTTCAAAAAGCTATTAATGCATTATCTCAATCTTTTGTACACTGGGGATTTTTAGCTTGGGCAATTTTAGGAACATTAACTTCAATTGTATTGATGTATTTACACTATGAAAAAGGTTTACCTTTAAAACCTAGAACACTTCTTTATTTTGTATTTAAAGAAAAAGTTATACATGGAAAATTTGGATCAATAGTAGATGGTTTTTGTATTATTGCAGTTGCGGCTGGAACAATAGGTCCAATAGGTTTTTTAGGTTTACAAATTTCATATTCCTTACATGAATTATTTGATATACCAAATAGTTTCTTAACTCAATCTAGTATTATTGTATTTGCAATTATTGTTTATACTTTATCTGCTCTTAGTGGACTAACAAAAGGTATTCAAATACTTAGTAGATATAATGTATATTTAGCTCTTTTTTTAGTGGCATTTATTATTATTCTAGGTCCAACAAATTTTATTATTAATAGTTATATTCAAGGTGTTGGTAATATGATTAATAATTTTATACCAATTGCAACATATAGAGCTGATACTTCTTGGCTTGGTTGGTGGACAGTTTTCTTTTGGGGTTGGTTTATAGGTTATGGTCCAATGATGGCTATATTTATTGCAAGAATAAGTAGAGGAAGAAGTATAAAAGAGTTAATTTTAGCAGTATCTTTTATAGCACCACTTGTAACAATGTTTTGGTTTACAATTGTAGGTGGAGCTGGTTTATCATATGAAATTGCAGAACCTGGAGTAATTAGTGAAGCGTTTAAAGGTTTCAATTTACCAGCTGCACTTCTTGCTATTACACAAAATCTTCCTTTCCCTTTGATTATTTCAATACTTTTTTTAGTTTTAACGACTATCTTTATTATAACTACAGGTGACTCAATGACATATACAATGAGTGTAGTTGTAAGTGGAAGTACAGAACCAAATGCTTACTTAAGAGTTTTTTGGGGAGTACTTATGGGGGCTTTAGCAATAATTTTAATTTCTGTTGGTTCAGGAGGAATCACAGCCTTACAATCATTTATTGTAATAACTGCTGTTCCTGTATCTTTGATTCTTTTGCCATCTCTTTTTAACTCTATAACAGTAGCTAAAAAAATGCATAAAGAACAAGGCTTAAGCTAA
- the dxs gene encoding 1-deoxy-D-xylulose-5-phosphate synthase, protein MNVKSRDLGELEELCTQIRERIIDVVSRNGGHFSSTLGAVELTVAMHKVFDVQNDPFIFDVSHQCYPHKLLTSRWEKFETIRQFGGLSGFTKPKESSADYFVAGHSSTSISLAVGAAKAIKINDEQRVPVVMIGDGSMTAGMVYEALNELGDIKLPVIIILNDNEMSIAKPIGSISKYLSKILAGKFYQKLRDRIDKSIIQKLPEGANYIAKKIEESIKLITPGVIFEEMGIDYIGPIDGHNLEEIIDTLQIAKDLKKPVIVHAKTVKGKGYAIAEGQNEKWHGVGPFDVKTGEFKKKAGPKSATAVYADALSALANEHDDVVGVTAAMPSGTGIDRLMQEHPNRFWDIAIAEQHAVTSMAAMAKEGFKPYITIYSTFLQRAYDQIIHDVCIMGLPVVFAIDRAGIVGNDGETHQGAFDISYLRFLPNMILFAPRDNQSLHQAINFSYTLDKPCAIRYPRGAFKELGYESTPFELGKSQLLKDGSSNKLFIGYGAGVSRACETEKLHNEDIAILDLRFVKPLDGKMLSALASKYDKWYVFSDSQKQSGVASAILEYVNEARLCVNITSFEYEDHFIVHGETSKVEESLELTAKQLVEKI, encoded by the coding sequence ATGAATGTAAAGAGTAGAGATTTAGGCGAATTAGAAGAACTTTGTACTCAAATTAGAGAACGAATTATTGATGTAGTATCCAGAAATGGAGGACATTTTAGTTCAACATTAGGTGCAGTTGAATTAACAGTTGCAATGCACAAAGTTTTTGATGTCCAAAATGATCCATTTATTTTTGATGTATCTCATCAATGTTATCCCCATAAACTTTTGACAAGTAGATGGGAAAAGTTTGAAACTATTAGGCAATTTGGTGGATTAAGTGGATTTACAAAACCTAAAGAGAGCAGTGCTGATTATTTTGTAGCAGGACATAGCTCTACTTCTATCTCCCTAGCTGTAGGTGCAGCAAAAGCTATTAAAATCAATGATGAGCAAAGAGTTCCTGTTGTTATGATAGGTGATGGCTCTATGACAGCAGGAATGGTTTATGAAGCATTAAATGAATTGGGAGATATTAAACTTCCCGTTATAATAATTCTTAATGACAATGAAATGAGTATAGCCAAGCCAATTGGCTCAATTTCAAAATATTTAAGTAAAATTTTAGCAGGAAAATTTTATCAAAAACTTAGAGATAGAATAGATAAAAGCATTATACAAAAGCTACCAGAGGGTGCTAATTATATCGCTAAAAAGATTGAAGAGAGTATAAAACTTATTACTCCAGGTGTAATTTTTGAAGAGATGGGAATTGATTATATTGGACCAATTGATGGACATAATCTTGAAGAGATAATAGATACATTACAAATAGCAAAAGATCTTAAAAAACCAGTTATTGTACATGCTAAAACAGTAAAAGGAAAAGGTTATGCTATTGCTGAGGGTCAAAATGAGAAATGGCATGGAGTTGGACCTTTTGATGTAAAAACAGGAGAGTTTAAGAAAAAAGCAGGACCAAAGTCTGCAACTGCTGTATATGCTGATGCTTTAAGTGCATTAGCAAATGAACATGATGATGTAGTTGGAGTAACAGCTGCAATGCCTAGTGGAACAGGTATAGATAGATTAATGCAAGAGCATCCAAATAGATTTTGGGATATTGCAATTGCAGAACAACATGCAGTAACTTCAATGGCAGCAATGGCAAAAGAGGGCTTTAAACCATATATCACTATTTATTCTACTTTTTTACAAAGAGCATATGATCAAATAATTCATGATGTATGTATTATGGGCTTACCTGTTGTTTTTGCAATTGATAGAGCAGGAATCGTAGGAAATGACGGAGAAACACATCAAGGTGCTTTTGATATTTCATATTTAAGATTTTTACCAAACATGATTCTTTTTGCACCAAGAGATAATCAATCTTTACATCAAGCAATTAACTTTTCATATACCTTAGATAAACCCTGTGCTATTAGATATCCAAGAGGTGCATTTAAAGAGCTTGGCTATGAATCAACACCTTTTGAGCTTGGTAAATCTCAACTTTTAAAAGATGGAAGTTCAAATAAGTTATTTATTGGATATGGAGCTGGAGTTTCAAGAGCTTGCGAAACAGAAAAACTTCATAATGAAGATATTGCTATTTTAGATTTAAGATTTGTAAAACCACTTGATGGAAAAATGCTAAGTGCACTTGCTTCAAAATATGACAAATGGTATGTTTTTAGTGATTCTCAAAAACAAAGTGGAGTTGCAAGTGCAATTTTAGAATATGTAAATGAAGCAAGACTTTGTGTAAATATTACTTCTTTTGAGTATGAAGACCACTTTATTGTCCATGGTGAGACTTCTAAAGTTGAAGAGAGTTTAGAATTAACTGCAAAACAATTAGTAGAAAAAATATAA
- the lysA gene encoding diaminopimelate decarboxylase — protein MSINFKELANKYQTPYYVYDFDHITKQYNELKSSFKARKSLVAYAVKANSNLSVIKHLANLGAGADCVSIGEVKRALKVGIPAYRIIFSGVGKIDSEIKEALTLGILMINVESDAELNRVEQIAKELDIVARISVRVNPNIDPKTHPYISTGLHENKFGVDIDTAKRMYIQCKNSDYLEPRGIHLHIGSQLTQLEPIKESVKIVSDLVKNLAAIKIELSFFDVGGGLGIIYDDEKLIDTNEYAQSILECLFGLDITVVCEPGRFLVGNSGVFVTKVLYEKVNGNKRFVIVDGAMNDLLRPSLYNAYHKVEVLNDNQEFNDCNLVGPVCESGDFFAKDVQLPKTQHDDLVAIYSAGAYCFTMASNYNTRGKVAEIAYEDGKDRLIRKRETFEDIIALEEEYIK, from the coding sequence ATGAGTATTAATTTTAAAGAGTTAGCTAACAAATATCAAACACCATATTATGTTTATGATTTTGATCATATAACAAAGCAGTATAATGAACTTAAAAGTTCATTTAAAGCAAGAAAATCACTAGTTGCATATGCGGTAAAAGCAAATTCAAATTTAAGTGTTATCAAACATTTGGCAAATTTAGGTGCAGGTGCAGATTGTGTATCAATTGGAGAAGTAAAAAGAGCTTTAAAAGTAGGAATACCTGCATATAGAATAATATTTTCTGGAGTAGGAAAAATTGATAGTGAAATAAAAGAGGCTTTAACTCTAGGCATTTTGATGATAAATGTTGAAAGTGATGCGGAGCTTAATAGAGTTGAACAAATAGCAAAAGAGCTTGATATTGTTGCAAGAATATCTGTAAGAGTAAATCCAAATATTGATCCAAAAACACATCCATATATATCAACTGGATTACATGAGAATAAATTTGGAGTAGATATAGATACAGCTAAAAGAATGTATATTCAATGTAAAAATTCAGATTATTTAGAACCAAGAGGTATTCACTTACATATAGGTTCACAATTAACACAATTAGAGCCAATTAAAGAGTCTGTAAAAATTGTTTCAGATTTAGTTAAAAATCTTGCTGCTATTAAAATTGAATTATCATTTTTTGATGTTGGTGGTGGTTTAGGTATTATTTATGATGATGAGAAACTTATAGATACAAATGAGTATGCCCAATCAATATTAGAGTGTTTATTTGGTTTAGATATTACAGTAGTTTGTGAACCAGGAAGATTCTTAGTTGGGAATTCTGGAGTTTTTGTTACTAAAGTTTTATATGAAAAAGTAAATGGGAATAAAAGATTTGTAATAGTTGATGGAGCTATGAATGATTTGCTAAGACCAAGTTTGTATAATGCTTATCATAAAGTTGAAGTTTTAAATGATAACCAAGAGTTTAACGATTGTAATTTAGTAGGTCCAGTTTGTGAAAGCGGTGATTTTTTTGCAAAAGACGTACAGCTTCCAAAAACGCAGCATGATGATTTAGTTGCAATTTATAGTGCAGGAGCATACTGTTTTACAATGGCAAGTAATTATAATACAAGAGGTAAAGTGGCTGAAATAGCTTATGAAGATGGAAAAGATAGATTAATTAGAAAAAGAGAAACTTTTGAAGATATAATCGCACTTGAAGAGGAATATATAAAATAA
- a CDS encoding tautomerase family protein encodes MPHLKFEINKKVSDDIKKEFILKIEDAFSEVMDTDKGHIAISINEVGKYDISIGRAVDGDDICLMSLDIRHGRTIEQRRELALRFMAIVNELFKVDNRNQYLTYTKHDGEDFHLIERYLPSWTLNEDFLA; translated from the coding sequence GTGCCACATTTAAAATTCGAAATAAACAAAAAAGTATCAGATGATATAAAAAAAGAGTTTATTTTAAAAATAGAAGATGCTTTTTCAGAAGTTATGGATACAGATAAAGGACATATTGCAATCTCAATAAATGAAGTTGGAAAATATGATATTAGTATTGGAAGAGCTGTTGATGGTGATGACATATGTTTAATGAGTTTAGATATTAGGCATGGAAGAACAATAGAACAAAGAAGAGAGTTAGCCTTGAGATTTATGGCTATTGTAAATGAACTTTTTAAAGTTGACAATAGAAATCAATATTTAACTTATACAAAACATGATGGGGAAGATTTTCATCTAATTGAAAGGTATCTTCCCTCATGGACACTAAATGAAGACTTTTTAGCTTAA
- the fabI gene encoding enoyl-ACP reductase FabI — protein sequence MIMKGKKGVILGVANNKSIAYGIAKACAEQGAQIAFTYLNDSLKKRVEPIAAEFGSSDYVYPCDVSKPEEIKALKESLEKDMGKIDFIVHSIAFAPKEGLSGRFYDISKEAFDIAMDISVYSLIEVVRELKPLLSENSSVLTLTYYGGAKYIPNYNLMGIAKAALEMTTKYLAEDLGKDGTRVNAISAGPIKTLAAAGIGDFRFMLKWNEAHSPLKKNVTTSEVGNSGMYLLSDLSSAVTGEIHYVDCGYNLMGMPAVNFDENGRPSIAWNGTDK from the coding sequence ATGATTATGAAGGGTAAAAAAGGTGTTATTTTAGGGGTTGCAAATAATAAATCAATTGCATATGGTATTGCAAAAGCTTGTGCTGAACAAGGTGCGCAAATTGCTTTTACATATTTAAATGATTCACTAAAAAAAAGAGTTGAACCAATCGCTGCTGAGTTTGGAAGCTCTGATTATGTTTATCCTTGTGATGTTAGTAAACCAGAAGAGATTAAAGCATTAAAAGAATCACTTGAAAAAGATATGGGTAAAATTGATTTTATTGTTCACTCAATTGCATTTGCACCAAAAGAGGGACTTTCAGGAAGATTTTATGATATTTCTAAAGAGGCGTTTGATATTGCTATGGATATATCTGTTTATTCATTAATTGAAGTAGTAAGAGAGTTAAAACCACTTTTAAGTGAAAACTCTTCAGTACTTACATTAACTTATTATGGTGGAGCTAAATATATTCCAAACTATAACTTAATGGGTATTGCAAAAGCAGCTTTAGAAATGACTACAAAATATTTAGCTGAAGATTTAGGTAAAGATGGAACAAGAGTAAATGCAATTAGTGCAGGACCTATTAAAACTTTAGCAGCTGCTGGAATTGGTGATTTTAGATTTATGCTTAAATGGAATGAAGCACACTCTCCATTGAAGAAAAATGTAACAACAAGTGAAGTTGGAAACTCTGGAATGTATCTACTTTCTGATTTAAGTAGTGCAGTAACAGGAGAGATTCATTATGTTGATTGTGGATATAATCTAATGGGAATGCCTGCTGTTAACTTTGATGAAAATGGTAGACCATCAATTGCTTGGAATGGTACTGATAAATAG
- a CDS encoding ketopantoate reductase family protein, whose protein sequence is MNFIIIGAGGVGSFYGVKLLMQGHNVKFVARGENLNYLKNNKLKLTHPDFIFEDYLDVISIDELKSIDVNSIDAVFIATKSMSTNEVSEKLSLWIKNENKIPYFISLQNGVENEDKMANYLPKEFIIGGLTRLIAVHIIKQGFVEAVGEVQTILGSIKPTKHSQEFLEKLKIELDNANTTTILTNNIKLELWKKLIINNGVNAICTLLEEKSGTLINKDETSILVYNLMKEAGQASHAVKVNISESDVDEMFELMKEFESIVPSMWVDKKNNRDLELDDICGVVIRNCEKQGLDAPYTRTIATVLHLQYNKLRLKK, encoded by the coding sequence ATGAATTTTATTATTATAGGTGCAGGTGGAGTCGGTTCTTTTTATGGAGTTAAATTACTTATGCAAGGACATAATGTAAAGTTTGTAGCAAGAGGTGAAAATCTAAATTACTTAAAAAATAACAAATTAAAACTTACTCATCCAGATTTTATTTTTGAAGATTATTTAGATGTAATATCAATAGATGAATTAAAATCAATTGATGTTAATAGTATAGATGCTGTATTTATTGCAACAAAATCTATGAGTACAAATGAAGTAAGTGAAAAATTATCATTATGGATAAAAAATGAAAATAAAATTCCATATTTTATCTCTTTGCAAAATGGGGTAGAAAATGAAGATAAAATGGCAAATTATCTACCAAAAGAGTTTATAATTGGAGGACTTACAAGATTAATTGCTGTTCATATAATAAAACAAGGTTTTGTTGAAGCAGTTGGAGAAGTGCAAACTATACTTGGAAGTATAAAGCCAACAAAACATTCACAAGAGTTTTTAGAAAAATTAAAAATAGAACTTGACAATGCAAATACTACAACAATTTTAACTAATAATATAAAATTAGAATTATGGAAAAAATTGATTATAAATAATGGTGTAAATGCAATATGTACATTACTTGAAGAAAAGTCTGGTACTTTAATAAATAAAGATGAAACTTCAATTTTAGTTTATAATTTGATGAAAGAAGCAGGGCAAGCATCCCATGCAGTAAAAGTAAATATATCTGAAAGTGATGTTGATGAGATGTTTGAGCTTATGAAAGAATTTGAATCAATAGTTCCCTCAATGTGGGTAGATAAAAAAAATAATAGAGATTTAGAACTTGATGATATTTGTGGAGTGGTTATAAGAAACTGTGAAAAACAAGGTTTAGATGCACCATATACTAGAACAATAGCAACAGTTTTACATTTGCAATATAATAAATTAAGGTTGAAAAAATAG